One Candidatus Cardinium hertigii DNA window includes the following coding sequences:
- a CDS encoding sodium:solute symporter family protein has translation MVSHIDLMIIGLSLIGTLVIGIYYGRDIKTFQAYAVGNRKMSTSVVAISLIATWYGGATLQIRLDQSYRQGLKTYYIFFSFSLTAIMYLFSRFLTPRMKEFMGHFSIAESMGSLYGSAARIVTALLGILLAIAYLTTQIKVGFEIMSILFPKVVQLQTYSTILLILLVMAYATFGGARAVAVTDVYQFLLFGLCFPMLLFVLLFSTEDLATGWKKLTALPQFNLNKMCTGNTLTSLLPGFISRLLILVIPAYIQRFYMAASVEQATKVFSKVAIIPCVIALLIFSVTAALHIHGDNIPSNQNVLHYILSLAYFPGMLGILVTAMLALLMSTADSHLHIASVLFTHDLYPFIAGFTKSHNRSLKIIRIASICIGMISLLMVFHTTNILQLMYKTYYFYWPAVSIPFIIACLGFRPRSVVVLTAMGLSILIAGIIIFIKKQSVSHNHIILSMIVSAGSLFLLHYLFPKRSHTGWVGIPDSSAWDLQNQITKRWWLTRMQRFKMFCTRSYRISVFPTQERTFVAVGCYTIINAIIALCFIQRQYFLPYVYLYMAVMALGTILALYPALHAYQKGGTPLLHNLWPMLLFLLLFIAPLQFAKLGHYSPMVCALWVSNLGLGIVLLSLETSSILLAVALGIHQAIPPYTTCLALASWGLSIELVLASMLITAAIIGLGIYKYLRDKATAKLNIIELTRTYEQRISLEAIYSQAHWARLDATAGGTLLREMGHALQEISEVLYKQNPTGLRNEIVSFNKKLQKFSDCLAWRAQEERSLKLNKKSIQPTPLESTILIVNQQILDLGEPLALLLRKQTDVAEIAVDPALLECLLLLNLWAISKSQQATDHIVTLTLAATTLQYGLATETAADLPSLTLPALAFYFSTGTSLPNLKPSYRITAMNANTALPASEAQFYQLESNQIVEAHGGYVEIIESPTQVNCLYVFPLDGRKVMRFKTYDPADLVANKIAETAESLAQEQELIGLLTAQTTLREELIQQIIAFIKNAHGLVRRKSGSPYYTHLMAVAKLLLEATQDPDTILAGLLHDIVEDTPVTLPQLELMYGSEVATMVDQVTHYNTNGYPWKLDKVANKHILHQCRDIRVVQVKLADRLHNMRTLSARKPSDQQRIAQETLAFYIPWGKNHKAPQQWLAEMQRICEGIITKQL, from the coding sequence ATGGTAAGTCATATTGATTTAATGATTATAGGGTTATCCTTAATAGGCACTTTGGTTATTGGAATTTACTACGGGAGAGATATCAAGACTTTCCAAGCGTATGCTGTAGGGAATAGAAAAATGTCTACCAGTGTAGTTGCTATTTCCCTGATAGCTACATGGTATGGCGGTGCAACTTTGCAGATTAGGTTGGATCAGAGCTATCGACAAGGCTTAAAGACGTATTACATCTTTTTTAGTTTTAGTTTGACTGCCATCATGTATCTTTTTTCTCGGTTTCTTACGCCAAGAATGAAGGAATTCATGGGGCATTTTTCTATAGCAGAATCTATGGGAAGCTTATATGGATCAGCCGCTCGCATCGTTACTGCCCTACTTGGTATCCTTTTGGCTATTGCTTATTTAACCACTCAGATTAAGGTTGGTTTTGAAATTATGTCCATTTTATTCCCTAAAGTAGTACAACTTCAAACCTATTCAACCATACTTTTAATCTTATTGGTTATGGCGTATGCTACATTTGGAGGGGCAAGAGCGGTAGCTGTAACCGATGTCTATCAATTTCTCCTTTTTGGGCTTTGCTTCCCTATGCTTCTTTTCGTTTTGCTATTTTCTACGGAAGATCTAGCAACGGGCTGGAAAAAACTTACTGCTCTACCGCAGTTTAACCTAAACAAGATGTGCACAGGGAATACCTTAACAAGTTTACTTCCTGGTTTTATATCTAGGCTTTTAATTCTGGTTATACCTGCCTATATTCAACGGTTTTACATGGCTGCTTCTGTAGAGCAAGCCACAAAAGTTTTTAGTAAAGTTGCTATCATACCCTGTGTGATAGCTTTGCTTATCTTCAGTGTTACAGCAGCTTTACATATACATGGAGATAACATTCCATCCAATCAGAATGTTCTCCACTATATCCTTTCCCTTGCCTATTTCCCTGGTATGTTAGGTATATTGGTAACAGCTATGCTTGCATTGTTGATGTCTACCGCTGATTCTCACTTACATATTGCCTCTGTTTTATTTACCCATGACCTATACCCCTTTATAGCCGGGTTTACCAAGTCACACAACCGATCGCTCAAAATTATACGTATCGCTTCTATTTGTATAGGTATGATCAGCCTCTTGATGGTATTCCATACAACCAATATTCTGCAATTAATGTACAAAACGTACTACTTTTATTGGCCAGCTGTATCGATTCCCTTTATAATAGCTTGTTTGGGATTTAGACCCAGATCTGTTGTTGTGCTAACAGCCATGGGATTGAGCATACTCATAGCAGGTATTATTATTTTTATCAAAAAACAATCTGTATCACATAATCACATTATCCTTTCAATGATTGTAAGCGCAGGTAGCTTGTTCCTTTTACACTATCTGTTTCCTAAACGTTCCCATACCGGTTGGGTAGGTATCCCAGATAGCAGTGCCTGGGATTTACAAAACCAAATCACCAAACGCTGGTGGTTGACACGGATGCAACGATTTAAAATGTTTTGTACAAGGTCCTATCGTATAAGCGTTTTCCCTACCCAAGAACGTACCTTTGTAGCGGTAGGTTGCTATACTATTATTAATGCCATTATCGCGTTGTGCTTTATTCAAAGGCAGTATTTCCTTCCCTATGTATACCTCTATATGGCTGTAATGGCTTTGGGAACGATCCTAGCGCTCTACCCAGCCCTGCATGCTTATCAAAAAGGCGGAACACCGCTATTGCATAATTTATGGCCTATGCTATTGTTTCTTCTGCTTTTTATTGCGCCCCTTCAATTTGCTAAACTAGGACACTATAGCCCTATGGTTTGTGCATTATGGGTTAGTAACCTGGGCTTAGGCATCGTTTTACTTTCGCTAGAAACAAGTAGTATCCTGTTAGCTGTAGCGTTAGGGATACATCAAGCTATACCGCCTTATACGACCTGTTTAGCTTTAGCTAGCTGGGGTCTTTCTATAGAACTTGTACTAGCTTCAATGCTTATAACGGCTGCCATAATAGGCCTTGGTATCTATAAATACCTACGAGACAAAGCAACCGCTAAACTTAACATTATCGAACTTACTAGAACCTATGAACAAAGGATTTCCTTAGAAGCCATCTATAGCCAAGCGCATTGGGCTAGATTGGATGCCACTGCTGGAGGTACCCTTTTACGAGAAATGGGCCATGCACTACAAGAAATCAGTGAAGTCCTCTATAAACAGAATCCAACTGGTTTACGGAACGAAATAGTATCCTTTAATAAAAAACTACAAAAGTTCAGCGATTGCTTAGCATGGAGAGCCCAAGAAGAACGTAGCCTAAAACTTAATAAAAAATCTATTCAGCCCACCCCGCTTGAATCAACTATTCTAATAGTAAATCAACAAATATTGGACTTAGGGGAACCGTTAGCGTTGCTATTGCGTAAGCAAACAGACGTAGCTGAAATAGCAGTAGATCCCGCATTATTGGAGTGCTTGCTCCTCCTCAACCTATGGGCAATCAGCAAGAGCCAACAAGCTACCGATCATATCGTAACCTTAACCCTTGCCGCTACTACCTTGCAATACGGCCTAGCAACAGAAACTGCGGCTGATCTCCCTTCCTTAACCTTACCTGCGCTGGCTTTCTATTTTAGTACGGGTACAAGCCTACCAAACCTGAAACCTAGCTATCGTATCACAGCAATGAACGCAAATACTGCCCTACCTGCTAGTGAAGCGCAGTTTTATCAACTAGAAAGCAACCAAATTGTAGAAGCCCACGGGGGCTATGTAGAAATAATAGAAAGCCCAACACAGGTAAATTGCCTTTACGTATTCCCGCTGGATGGCCGTAAGGTTATGCGCTTTAAAACGTATGATCCTGCTGATCTGGTAGCTAATAAAATAGCTGAAACAGCAGAAAGCTTGGCGCAAGAGCAGGAATTGATAGGGTTACTTACGGCACAGACTACGCTTAGGGAAGAGCTTATACAGCAAATCATTGCCTTTATTAAAAACGCCCATGGTTTAGTACGGCGTAAATCAGGGTCTCCCTACTATACCCATCTGATGGCAGTAGCCAAACTGCTGTTGGAAGCTACCCAGGATCCTGACACCATCCTAGCGGGTTTGTTGCATGATATCGTAGAGGATACACCTGTTACGCTACCTCAGCTGGAGCTGATGTATGGCAGTGAAGTAGCTACTATGGTCGATCAGGTTACCCACTACAATACCAATGGCTACCCTTGGAAATTAGATAAAGTAGCAAATAAACATATACTCCATCAATGTAGGGATATACGTGTGGTACAAGTAAAGCTAGCAGATCGATTGCATAATATGCGTACGTTATCTGCCCGTAAGCCATCCGATCAACAGCGTATAGCGCAGGAAACCTTAGCTTTTTATATCCCGTGGGGGAAAAACCATAAGGCGCCTCAGCAATGGTTAGCAGAAATGCAGCGCATTTGTGAAGGGATTATTACTAAGCAGCTTTAA